A single genomic interval of Alligator mississippiensis isolate rAllMis1 chromosome 15, rAllMis1, whole genome shotgun sequence harbors:
- the LOC132245871 gene encoding beta-keratin-related protein-like, with product MSSYGQLISSRCYNPCEVTCPRPYADAWNEPCVTSCGDSRAVVYPPPVAITFPGPILASCPQESYVGTSEPQCIGGPYTAGGYLGYRGSVGTGYSYPSYSRQLNRYRYGGCGPC from the coding sequence ATGTCTTCCTACGGACAGCTGATCAGCTCCCGCTGCTACAACCCCTGTGAGGTGACCTGCCCGCGGCCATATGCCGATGCCTGGAACGAGCCCTGCGTGACATCCTGCGGTGACTCCAGAGCCGTGGTCTACCCACCCCCAGTGGCCATCACCTTCCCCGGACCCATCCTCGCCTCGTGCCCCCAGGAGAGCTACGTGGGCACCTCAGAACCCCAGTGCATTGGCGGCCCATACACTGCCGGCGGCTACCTGGGGTACAGAGGCTCAGTGGGCACCGGGTACTCCTACCCCTCCTATTCCCGTCAGCTCAACAGATACCGCTATGGAGGCTGTGGGCCATGCTAA